The following coding sequences lie in one Apostichopus japonicus isolate 1M-3 chromosome 13, ASM3797524v1, whole genome shotgun sequence genomic window:
- the LOC139978614 gene encoding uncharacterized protein isoform X2, producing MKVCVVTGCPSPTGSKAYFAFPNRQKCREKHDSWLMFSGRNIIWWEDHKYKSQLAVCEDHFLPEDFQSCDQLSSESANYELRKKLKAGAIPSRHVTKSNGNLQKGQSEKGRQEGDEAAIKLLQRLEFKNPGRKQIEYGLFNPEESEREKKKLRRFQNSKPRAGVCYKETGMLLDGRDICDCLTETCPGCFYPCPQCSSKKCGPTCRCNRKWVYDYIEDEGRTYRVEFPEQINF from the exons ATGAAAGTATGTGTTGTTACTGGATGTCCATCCCCTACTGGTTCCAAGGCTTATTTTGCATTTCCGAATCGCCAAAAATGCAGAGAGAAGCACGACAGTTGGCTTATGTTTAGTGGTAGGAATATCATATGGTGGGAAGATCACAAATATAAAAGTCAGTTAGCAGTTTGTGAAGACCACTTTCTACCAGAAGACTTTCAGTCATGTGACCAACTTAGCTCGGAGTCAGCGAATTACGAACTTCGTAAAAAATTGAAAGCAGGAGCTATCCCATCTCGCCACGTCACTAAGAGTAATGGAAACTTACAAAAAGGTCAATCAGAGAAAGGAAGACAAGAGGGAGACGAG gcAGCAATCAAGTTATTACAGAGGCTGGAATTCAAGAATCCTGGTAGAAAACAAATTGAGTATGGATTATTTAACCCAGAAGAGAgtgaaagagagaagaaaaaactcAGGAGATTTCAGAACTCAAA ACCAAGAGCTGGTGTATGCTACAAAGAAACTGGAATGCTTCTGGATGGACGGGACATCTGCGATTGTCTGACCGAAACCTGCCCAGGTTGTTTCTATCCTTGCCCACAATGCTCATCCAAAAAGTGTGGTCCAACTTGTCGGTGCAACCGCAAATGGGTTTATGATTACATAGAAGATGAAGGTCGTACTTATAGAGTCGAGTTCCCCGAGCAGATAAACTTTTAA
- the LOC139978614 gene encoding uncharacterized protein isoform X1 has product MDNCNTNSNASTHSTSNDTSITVVEDDPKTSDQQDYVKDEDAEKSEESFNKDDSDIQIIEVDSPQPDKDNIMQTTLEPDSDKHDNINLTENATSMSEKGTESKKESLTTASSSTSIFKEEEQKSENSLINITTYTTQGSVNASSGSTSTQPSITEAKQQMSNDSNQTNKKISTTNDTETHLNQAAIKLLQRLEFKNPGRKQIEYGLFNPEESEREKKKLRRFQNSKPRAGVCYKETGMLLDGRDICDCLTETCPGCFYPCPQCSSKKCGPTCRCNRKWVYDYIEDEGRTYRVEFPEQINF; this is encoded by the exons ATGGATAActgtaacactaacagtaaTGCCAGTACTCATAGTACTTCAAACGATACCTCAATAACAGTAGTAGAAGATGATCCAAAGACAAGTGATCAGCAAGATTATGTCAAGGATGAGGATGCAGAGAAATCCGAGGAATCATTTAACAAAGATGATAGTGATATCCAAATAATTGAAGTGGATTCCCCTCAGCCTGACAAGGACAATATTATGCAAACTACTCTTGAACCTGATAGTGACAAACATGACAATATCAATTTAACAGAAAATGCAACAAGCATGAGTGAAAAAGGTACAGAAAgtaaaaaagaaagcttaactACAGCAAGTTCTTCAACAAGTATATTTAAAGAAGAGGAGCAAAAGTCTGAGAACAGTTTAATAAACATAACGACATACACAACTCAAGGCAGTGTGAATGCAAGCAGTGGGTCCACAAGTACTCAGCCTTCCATTACTGAAGCTAAACAGCAGATGTCCAATGATTCAAACCAAACTAATAAGAAAATCTCAACTACAAATGATACTGAAACACATTTGAACCAA gcAGCAATCAAGTTATTACAGAGGCTGGAATTCAAGAATCCTGGTAGAAAACAAATTGAGTATGGATTATTTAACCCAGAAGAGAgtgaaagagagaagaaaaaactcAGGAGATTTCAGAACTCAAA ACCAAGAGCTGGTGTATGCTACAAAGAAACTGGAATGCTTCTGGATGGACGGGACATCTGCGATTGTCTGACCGAAACCTGCCCAGGTTGTTTCTATCCTTGCCCACAATGCTCATCCAAAAAGTGTGGTCCAACTTGTCGGTGCAACCGCAAATGGGTTTATGATTACATAGAAGATGAAGGTCGTACTTATAGAGTCGAGTTCCCCGAGCAGATAAACTTTTAA
- the LOC139978612 gene encoding ATP synthase subunit alpha, mitochondrial-like, whose amino-acid sequence MAMLTRKLAASVARNLARQAPQVSRGCVGALYAAQRNVSTSSTLYAAGGTAEVSKILEERIMGHTPKENLEETGRVLSIGDGIARVYGLQNIQAEEMVEFSSGLKGMALNLEADNVGVVVFGNDKLIKEGDVVKRTGAIVDVPIGEEILGRVVDALGTPIDGKGAFKTTTRARVGVKAPGIIPRISVREPMQTGIKAVDSLVPIGRGQRELIIGDRQTGKTAVAIDTIINQRRFNEGADEKKKLYCIYVAIGQKRSTVAQIVKRLTDADAMKYTIVVSATASDAAPLQYLAPYSGCAMGEYFRDNGKHALIIYDDLSKQAVAYRQMSLLLRRPPGREAYPGDVFYLHSRLLERAAKMNDDFGGGSLTALPIIETQAGDVSAYIPTNVISITDGQIFLETELFFKGIRPAINVGLSVSRVGSAAQIKAMKQVAGSMKLELAQYREVAAFAQFGSDLDTATQNLLNRGVRLTELLKQGQYVPMAVEEQVAVIYAGVRGHLDKLDPTKITAFEKKFLQHVKSNHQDLLDIIRVEGQINPETDAKLKAMVIKFLETFES is encoded by the exons ATGGCCATGCTCACGAGAAAACTCGCGGCCTCCGTGGCCAGGAATCTAGCTCGCCAGGCCCCCCAG GTTTCTAGAGGATGTGTTGGGGCTCTATATGCTGCTCAGAGGAATGTGTCAACATCAAGTACATTGTATGCTGCTGGAG GCACTGCAGAAGTATCCAAAATTTTAGAAGAAAGAATAATGGGCCACACCCCTAAAGAAAACTTGGAAGAAACAGGAAGGGTACTCTCCATTGGTGATGGTATTGCTCGTGTCTATGGTCTTCAGAACATCCAAGCTGAAGAAATGGTGGAATTTTCAAGTGGATTGAAG gGAATGGCTCTGAACTTGGAAGCTGACAATGTAGGTGTTGTCGTATTCGGTAATGACAAGCTCATCAAAGAAGGTGATGTGGTGAAGAGAACAGGGGCCATTGTAGATGTACCTATTGGAGAAGAAATTCTTGGCAGAGTTGTGGATGCCCTGGGAACCCCCATCGATGGAAAG GGTGCATTCAAGACCACCACCCGTGCCAGGGTAGGAGTAAAAGCCCCTGGAATCATCCCCCGTATCTCTGTAAGGGAACCTATGCAGACCGGCATCAAAGCTGTGGACAGTCTAGTACCCATTGGTAGAGGTCAGCGTGAACTCATCATTGGAGACAGGCAAACTGG CAAAACTGCCGTCGCTATTGATACCATCATCAACCAGAGACGTTTCAACGAGGGAGCAGATGAGAAGAAGAAGCTCTACTGTATCTATGTGGCCATCGGACAGAAGAGGAGTACTGTCGCACAGATTGTCAAGAGACTTACGGATGCTG ATGCCATGAAATACACTATTGTTGTCAGTGCCACTGCCTCAGATGCTGCTCCTCTGCAGTACCTGGCACCTTACTCTGGTTGCGCCATGGGAGAGTACTTCAGAGACAACGGAAAACACGCTCTCATCATCTATGATGATTTATCCAAACAG GCTGTAGCCTACCGACAGATGTCCCTGCTGCTTCGCCGTCCTCCAGGCCGTGAAGCCTACCCCGGTGATGTCTTCTACCTTCACTCCCGTCTCCTGGAACGGGCAGCTAAAATGAACGACGACTTTGGAGGTGGATCTCTCACTGCCCTGCCCATCATTGAGACTCAAGCTGGTGATGTGTCTGCTTACATCCCAACCAATGTCATCTCCATCACTGATGGACAG ATCTTCTTGGAAACTGAGCTCTTCTTCAAAGGTATTCGACCAGCCATCAATGTAGGTCTGTCTGTGAGCCGAGTAGGATCTGCTGCCCAGATCAAAGCCATGAAACAAGTTGCTGGCTCCATGAAGCTTGAGCTTGCTCAGTACCGTGAAGTGGCAGCCTTTGCCCAGTTTGGCTCTGACTTGGACACGGCCACCCAGAATCTGCTCAACAGAGGTGTACGTCTGACTGAACTCTTGAAGCAGGGACAGTATG TTCCCATGGCCGTAGAGGAGCAGGTCGCTGTAATCTATGCTGGTGTACGTGGTCACTTGGACAAGTTGGACCCTACCAAAATCACAGCCTTTGAAAAGAAGTTCTTGCAACACGTCAAGAGCAACCACCAGGATCTGCTAGACATCATCAGGGTGGAGGGACAGATCAACCCAGAAACTGATGCCAAACTGAAGGCAATGGTCATCAAATTCCTGGAAACCTTTGAGTCATGA
- the LOC139978611 gene encoding probable ATP-dependent RNA helicase DDX59 isoform X3 — protein MFLPRSVSKKIPSKRILPKKRANVTPQEPLNKTANHPPDAKVKEEDVHRSQLTTDKDARQKSDLCKSDETDGDKTTTQLSNVNVKKAIESSPIEEVGSSNSTPLQIKKDGSNDPVESESQDVKDQQEVEERVPSISKISAEKELCEDSTSNAEPIVSYSKNQRWPQDGEPICVICGRYGEYICDKTEADVCSLECKARNLTRMKCERGDEVELAGLTREDEQIAEDQPDEIVQSYFYTECLEISRLTREQVQDVRAQFDIFVEGLDVPRPVLSFEQLFLPSILLQNLKNANYLTPTPVQMQVIPAALKGRDLMVCAQTSSGKTASFVIPSILHVIKSQASLDPTIGPVILIVTPTRELADQIEDQSKSFMQGIPNMRTALLIGGMPMPPQLHRLKQKIQVIIATPGRLLQVLNQSGLSLSSIKLLVIDEVDSLLQDGFQEQVNIIQSQLPETHQTMLFSATIPSSIEKIAQEMLSDPIFVSVGTPSTPCSSVKQIILWVEEPSKKKMLFNLLEDPKHYCPPVLIFVDSKIGADLLAEAIEKVFGLDVAALHSDKRQAERTSVLHSFREGLLPVLVSTAVLGRGLDLPKVKLVINFDMSASVEEYIHQIGRTGRLGTKGTAISFINNGSKKLFLELQKTLKPLGVTLPSELINSPFLHLQREEHQNRGRKSHAKRSDSKNWKDIKRRKHKR, from the exons ATGTTTTTGCCAAGATCAGTTTCCAAAAAGATCCCATCGAAGAGAATTCTGCCTAAGAAAAGAGCTAATGTTACCCCTCAGGAACCCCTCAACAAAACTGCCAACCATCCCCCGGATGCTAAGGTAAAGGAAGAAGATGTTCATAGAAGCCAACTGACAACTGATAAAGATGCAAGACAGAAATCTGATCTCTGTAAAAGTGATGAAACAGATGGAGACAAGACCACCACTCAATTATCAAATGTCAATGTTAAGAAAGCAATAGAAAGTTCACCTATAGAAGAGGTTGGTTCCTCTAATAGCACACCACTTCAGATTAAGAAAGACGGTAGCAATGATCCTGTGGAATCAGAATCACAGGATGTTAAAGATCAGCAAGAAGTGGAAGAACGAGTTCCTTCCATATCAAAGATTTCTGCTGAAAAAGAACTGTGTGAAGACTCCACAAGCAATGCAGAACCGATTGTGTCTTACAGCAAGAATCAAAGATGGCCGCAGGATGGAGAACCCATTTGTGTCATCTGCGGTCGATATGGAGAGTATATCTGTGACAAGACAGAAGCTGATGTCTGTAGTCTGGAATGCAAAGCGAGAAATTTGACGAGAATGAAATGTGAACGAGGTGATGAAGTTGAG CTGGCAGGGCTGACCAGAGAGGATGAGCAAATAGCTGAGGATCAGCCAGATGAGATTGTGCAATCGTACTTCTACACGGAATGTCTTGAAATATCTCGACTAACCAGGGAACAGGTGCAGGATGTCAGAGCACAGTTTGATATTTTCGTCGAAGGTTTAGACGTCCCCAGGCCTGTACTTTCATTCGAGCAGCTGTTTCTACCCTCAATAT tgcttcaaaacttaaaaaatgcCAATTACCTAACTCCAACACCAGTTCAGATGCAGGTCATACCAGCTGCATTGAAAGGTCGCGATTTGATGGTTTGTGCTCAGACCAGTTCTGGAAAGA CTGCATCTTTTGTCATACCAAGCATCCTACATGTGATAAAGTCCCAAGCATCTCTTGACCCTACCATCGGACCGGTCATCTTAATTGTGACACCGACCAGAGAACTGGCTGACCAGATCGAAGATCAGTCAAAGTCGTTCATGCAGG GTATACCAAACATGAGGACAGCGCTGTTGATTGGTGGAATGCCCATGCCTCCACAGTTACACAGACTTAAACAAAAAATACAG GTTATCATAGCAACTCCAGGGAGACTGTTGCAGGTATTGAATCAAAGTG GTTTGTCTCTCTCATCAATTAAACTATTGGTGATTGATGAAGTCGACTCACTCTTACAAGATGGCTTCCAAGAGCAG GTTAACATAATTCAAAGTCAATTACCGGAAACCCACCAGACAATGCTATTCTCTGCCACAATACCTTCATCCATCGAGAAAATCGCTCAGGAGATGCTTTCAGATCCGATTTTTGTGTCAGTTGGCACT CCAAGCACTCCTTGCTCTTCAGTAAAACAGATTATTCTCTGGGTTGAAGAACCATCCAAAAAGAAAATGCTGTTTAACCTTCTAGAAGACCCAAAGCATTACTG TCCTCCCGTCCTGATCTTTGTTGATTCCAAGATCGGTGCTGATTTACTGGCAGAGGCCATTGAAAAG GTGTTTGGTCTGGATGTGGCGGCCTTACACAGCGACAAAAGACAAGCGGAACGGACCAGTGTGCTGCATTCCTTTCGGGAGGGTCTTCTCCCAGTTCTTGTATCCACTGCTGTACTAGGGAGGGGATTGGATCTTCCAAAAGTTAAATTAGTTATCAACTTTGATATGTCGGCCAGTGTCGAGGAATACATACACCAG ATTGGAAGAACTGGTAGACTAGGAACTAAAGGCACAGCAATCAGTTTCATCAACAACGGAAGCAAAAA ACTTTTCCTAGAGTTACAGAAGACCTTGAAACCACTAGGGGTTACATTGCCCAGCGAATTGATTAACTCTCCATTCCTCCATTTACAAAGAGAAGAACACCAAAATAGAGGAAGGAAGAGCCATGCTAAGAGAAGTGATTCCAAAAATTG GAAGGATATCAAACGAAGAAAACACAAAAGATGA
- the LOC139978611 gene encoding probable ATP-dependent RNA helicase DDX59 isoform X2, with translation MRLASLQHQDVPVEYLEDKLKSVQNGEMFLPRSVSKKIPSKRILPKKRANVTPQEPLNKTANHPPDAKVKEEDVHRSQLTTDKDARQKSDLCKSDETDGDKTTTQLSNVNVKKAIESSPIEEVGSSNSTPLQIKKDGSNDPVESESQDVKDQQEVEERVPSISKISAEKELCEDSTSNAEPIVSYSKNQRWPQDGEPICVICGRYGEYICDKTEADVCSLECKARNLTRMKCERGDEVELAGLTREDEQIAEDQPDEIVQSYFYTECLEISRLTREQVQDVRAQFDIFVEGLDVPRPVLSFEQLFLPSILLQNLKNANYLTPTPVQMQVIPAALKGRDLMVCAQTSSGKTASFVIPSILHVIKSQASLDPTIGPVILIVTPTRELADQIEDQSKSFMQGIPNMRTALLIGGMPMPPQLHRLKQKIQVIIATPGRLLQVLNQSGLSLSSIKLLVIDEVDSLLQDGFQEQVNIIQSQLPETHQTMLFSATIPSSIEKIAQEMLSDPIFVSVGTPSTPCSSVKQIILWVEEPSKKKMLFNLLEDPKHYCPPVLIFVDSKIGADLLAEAIEKVFGLDVAALHSDKRQAERTSVLHSFREGLLPVLVSTAVLGRGLDLPKVKLVINFDMSASVEEYIHQIGRTGRLGTKGTAISFINNGSKKLFLELQKTLKPLGVTLPSELINSPFLHLQREEHQNRGRKSHAKRSDSKNWKDIKRRKHKR, from the exons ATGGAGAGATGTTTTTGCCAAGATCAGTTTCCAAAAAGATCCCATCGAAGAGAATTCTGCCTAAGAAAAGAGCTAATGTTACCCCTCAGGAACCCCTCAACAAAACTGCCAACCATCCCCCGGATGCTAAGGTAAAGGAAGAAGATGTTCATAGAAGCCAACTGACAACTGATAAAGATGCAAGACAGAAATCTGATCTCTGTAAAAGTGATGAAACAGATGGAGACAAGACCACCACTCAATTATCAAATGTCAATGTTAAGAAAGCAATAGAAAGTTCACCTATAGAAGAGGTTGGTTCCTCTAATAGCACACCACTTCAGATTAAGAAAGACGGTAGCAATGATCCTGTGGAATCAGAATCACAGGATGTTAAAGATCAGCAAGAAGTGGAAGAACGAGTTCCTTCCATATCAAAGATTTCTGCTGAAAAAGAACTGTGTGAAGACTCCACAAGCAATGCAGAACCGATTGTGTCTTACAGCAAGAATCAAAGATGGCCGCAGGATGGAGAACCCATTTGTGTCATCTGCGGTCGATATGGAGAGTATATCTGTGACAAGACAGAAGCTGATGTCTGTAGTCTGGAATGCAAAGCGAGAAATTTGACGAGAATGAAATGTGAACGAGGTGATGAAGTTGAG CTGGCAGGGCTGACCAGAGAGGATGAGCAAATAGCTGAGGATCAGCCAGATGAGATTGTGCAATCGTACTTCTACACGGAATGTCTTGAAATATCTCGACTAACCAGGGAACAGGTGCAGGATGTCAGAGCACAGTTTGATATTTTCGTCGAAGGTTTAGACGTCCCCAGGCCTGTACTTTCATTCGAGCAGCTGTTTCTACCCTCAATAT tgcttcaaaacttaaaaaatgcCAATTACCTAACTCCAACACCAGTTCAGATGCAGGTCATACCAGCTGCATTGAAAGGTCGCGATTTGATGGTTTGTGCTCAGACCAGTTCTGGAAAGA CTGCATCTTTTGTCATACCAAGCATCCTACATGTGATAAAGTCCCAAGCATCTCTTGACCCTACCATCGGACCGGTCATCTTAATTGTGACACCGACCAGAGAACTGGCTGACCAGATCGAAGATCAGTCAAAGTCGTTCATGCAGG GTATACCAAACATGAGGACAGCGCTGTTGATTGGTGGAATGCCCATGCCTCCACAGTTACACAGACTTAAACAAAAAATACAG GTTATCATAGCAACTCCAGGGAGACTGTTGCAGGTATTGAATCAAAGTG GTTTGTCTCTCTCATCAATTAAACTATTGGTGATTGATGAAGTCGACTCACTCTTACAAGATGGCTTCCAAGAGCAG GTTAACATAATTCAAAGTCAATTACCGGAAACCCACCAGACAATGCTATTCTCTGCCACAATACCTTCATCCATCGAGAAAATCGCTCAGGAGATGCTTTCAGATCCGATTTTTGTGTCAGTTGGCACT CCAAGCACTCCTTGCTCTTCAGTAAAACAGATTATTCTCTGGGTTGAAGAACCATCCAAAAAGAAAATGCTGTTTAACCTTCTAGAAGACCCAAAGCATTACTG TCCTCCCGTCCTGATCTTTGTTGATTCCAAGATCGGTGCTGATTTACTGGCAGAGGCCATTGAAAAG GTGTTTGGTCTGGATGTGGCGGCCTTACACAGCGACAAAAGACAAGCGGAACGGACCAGTGTGCTGCATTCCTTTCGGGAGGGTCTTCTCCCAGTTCTTGTATCCACTGCTGTACTAGGGAGGGGATTGGATCTTCCAAAAGTTAAATTAGTTATCAACTTTGATATGTCGGCCAGTGTCGAGGAATACATACACCAG ATTGGAAGAACTGGTAGACTAGGAACTAAAGGCACAGCAATCAGTTTCATCAACAACGGAAGCAAAAA ACTTTTCCTAGAGTTACAGAAGACCTTGAAACCACTAGGGGTTACATTGCCCAGCGAATTGATTAACTCTCCATTCCTCCATTTACAAAGAGAAGAACACCAAAATAGAGGAAGGAAGAGCCATGCTAAGAGAAGTGATTCCAAAAATTG GAAGGATATCAAACGAAGAAAACACAAAAGATGA
- the LOC139978611 gene encoding probable ATP-dependent RNA helicase DDX59 isoform X1 → MLHQLLTNQSAELRRCRVIQFQPLFDEVAIVTLLRITHMKNAYNGEMFLPRSVSKKIPSKRILPKKRANVTPQEPLNKTANHPPDAKVKEEDVHRSQLTTDKDARQKSDLCKSDETDGDKTTTQLSNVNVKKAIESSPIEEVGSSNSTPLQIKKDGSNDPVESESQDVKDQQEVEERVPSISKISAEKELCEDSTSNAEPIVSYSKNQRWPQDGEPICVICGRYGEYICDKTEADVCSLECKARNLTRMKCERGDEVELAGLTREDEQIAEDQPDEIVQSYFYTECLEISRLTREQVQDVRAQFDIFVEGLDVPRPVLSFEQLFLPSILLQNLKNANYLTPTPVQMQVIPAALKGRDLMVCAQTSSGKTASFVIPSILHVIKSQASLDPTIGPVILIVTPTRELADQIEDQSKSFMQGIPNMRTALLIGGMPMPPQLHRLKQKIQVIIATPGRLLQVLNQSGLSLSSIKLLVIDEVDSLLQDGFQEQVNIIQSQLPETHQTMLFSATIPSSIEKIAQEMLSDPIFVSVGTPSTPCSSVKQIILWVEEPSKKKMLFNLLEDPKHYCPPVLIFVDSKIGADLLAEAIEKVFGLDVAALHSDKRQAERTSVLHSFREGLLPVLVSTAVLGRGLDLPKVKLVINFDMSASVEEYIHQIGRTGRLGTKGTAISFINNGSKKLFLELQKTLKPLGVTLPSELINSPFLHLQREEHQNRGRKSHAKRSDSKNWKDIKRRKHKR, encoded by the exons TTAACTAACCAGAGTGCAGAGCTTAGAAGGTGCAGAGTAATACAATTTCAACCCTTGTTTGACGAAGTTGCAATCGTTACATTGCTGAGGattacacatatgaaaaacgcataca ATGGAGAGATGTTTTTGCCAAGATCAGTTTCCAAAAAGATCCCATCGAAGAGAATTCTGCCTAAGAAAAGAGCTAATGTTACCCCTCAGGAACCCCTCAACAAAACTGCCAACCATCCCCCGGATGCTAAGGTAAAGGAAGAAGATGTTCATAGAAGCCAACTGACAACTGATAAAGATGCAAGACAGAAATCTGATCTCTGTAAAAGTGATGAAACAGATGGAGACAAGACCACCACTCAATTATCAAATGTCAATGTTAAGAAAGCAATAGAAAGTTCACCTATAGAAGAGGTTGGTTCCTCTAATAGCACACCACTTCAGATTAAGAAAGACGGTAGCAATGATCCTGTGGAATCAGAATCACAGGATGTTAAAGATCAGCAAGAAGTGGAAGAACGAGTTCCTTCCATATCAAAGATTTCTGCTGAAAAAGAACTGTGTGAAGACTCCACAAGCAATGCAGAACCGATTGTGTCTTACAGCAAGAATCAAAGATGGCCGCAGGATGGAGAACCCATTTGTGTCATCTGCGGTCGATATGGAGAGTATATCTGTGACAAGACAGAAGCTGATGTCTGTAGTCTGGAATGCAAAGCGAGAAATTTGACGAGAATGAAATGTGAACGAGGTGATGAAGTTGAG CTGGCAGGGCTGACCAGAGAGGATGAGCAAATAGCTGAGGATCAGCCAGATGAGATTGTGCAATCGTACTTCTACACGGAATGTCTTGAAATATCTCGACTAACCAGGGAACAGGTGCAGGATGTCAGAGCACAGTTTGATATTTTCGTCGAAGGTTTAGACGTCCCCAGGCCTGTACTTTCATTCGAGCAGCTGTTTCTACCCTCAATAT tgcttcaaaacttaaaaaatgcCAATTACCTAACTCCAACACCAGTTCAGATGCAGGTCATACCAGCTGCATTGAAAGGTCGCGATTTGATGGTTTGTGCTCAGACCAGTTCTGGAAAGA CTGCATCTTTTGTCATACCAAGCATCCTACATGTGATAAAGTCCCAAGCATCTCTTGACCCTACCATCGGACCGGTCATCTTAATTGTGACACCGACCAGAGAACTGGCTGACCAGATCGAAGATCAGTCAAAGTCGTTCATGCAGG GTATACCAAACATGAGGACAGCGCTGTTGATTGGTGGAATGCCCATGCCTCCACAGTTACACAGACTTAAACAAAAAATACAG GTTATCATAGCAACTCCAGGGAGACTGTTGCAGGTATTGAATCAAAGTG GTTTGTCTCTCTCATCAATTAAACTATTGGTGATTGATGAAGTCGACTCACTCTTACAAGATGGCTTCCAAGAGCAG GTTAACATAATTCAAAGTCAATTACCGGAAACCCACCAGACAATGCTATTCTCTGCCACAATACCTTCATCCATCGAGAAAATCGCTCAGGAGATGCTTTCAGATCCGATTTTTGTGTCAGTTGGCACT CCAAGCACTCCTTGCTCTTCAGTAAAACAGATTATTCTCTGGGTTGAAGAACCATCCAAAAAGAAAATGCTGTTTAACCTTCTAGAAGACCCAAAGCATTACTG TCCTCCCGTCCTGATCTTTGTTGATTCCAAGATCGGTGCTGATTTACTGGCAGAGGCCATTGAAAAG GTGTTTGGTCTGGATGTGGCGGCCTTACACAGCGACAAAAGACAAGCGGAACGGACCAGTGTGCTGCATTCCTTTCGGGAGGGTCTTCTCCCAGTTCTTGTATCCACTGCTGTACTAGGGAGGGGATTGGATCTTCCAAAAGTTAAATTAGTTATCAACTTTGATATGTCGGCCAGTGTCGAGGAATACATACACCAG ATTGGAAGAACTGGTAGACTAGGAACTAAAGGCACAGCAATCAGTTTCATCAACAACGGAAGCAAAAA ACTTTTCCTAGAGTTACAGAAGACCTTGAAACCACTAGGGGTTACATTGCCCAGCGAATTGATTAACTCTCCATTCCTCCATTTACAAAGAGAAGAACACCAAAATAGAGGAAGGAAGAGCCATGCTAAGAGAAGTGATTCCAAAAATTG GAAGGATATCAAACGAAGAAAACACAAAAGATGA